Genomic DNA from Oryza sativa Japonica Group chromosome 5, ASM3414082v1:
TTTGAACAATTATTAGAAGCAAAAGGAAAGGAATTGAGTACAATccatgatatttttcttttgatcTTTTGGAAGAAAGAGCAGTTGAAATGTCAAGTTCATTGAGGTAGAAGAGAAGTTCAACCTAATTTGAAAACAAGAGATTATGTTTACAGTACCGAGCTAAGTCGGCAACCAAAAGAaatgaaggaaaagaaaaggtctGAACTCATGGTGGGGTTGTCATTTGGCAGCCAAGAAATGATGCTTTGACAAAGGAGAACTCGCGAAGATTTGGGATGATTTCTATATGAGGTTTACCAGGTCCTTGAGTTGGTGAAtcctctaaaaaaaatagcCTTTTCTGTACCTCATACACACAATTAGCCAAATCCTTTTACATCACCATCATTCCATCAAGTAGTATCGACTCAAGCAGATACTACTGTATTACACACTCTTAGAATTGCATACAGCACAGTACCACAATACCTATTACTACCTACAACTTAAGTCTTAATatcactgattttttttcagcaCACATAGCAAATTAACAGGTAAACATACTAGAGTACCAGTGTACCACACATAAAGTTGCTCTATTACTACAGTAAGTACTAGAACATGTCCAGCTGCAAGCACAGGGCGGCTGGTTGCTTGAACTGGCCGGAGTACTAGCACCACTACTTCATCTCCATCTATTGCATAACATTCCTGCTCTTCTCAAATGTCAGATATCAAATCACTGATTATTTTATCTCAATATCAATCATGGGTGTATAACTGTAAACAATAATAATAGTCATCGATGCACATATGATCATATTTCAATCTTCTTTCGTGTCAATTGAAGTGGACCAATTATGTACATAAGTGAACTTCAGTTGAAAATGAagcacatgcatgatgcatgggtCTGCCACTATGGTATTCAAGAATGGAGTGGACACAGATATGATCAAGCATTTGAATTAAAATCATAGCACATCTGCATGCCACTAGAGAAAGAAAAACTATGAAAGCTTGTTTCATGAGGTGAATGTACAAACACGGGTTGAAAAACCTATTTCAACTACAAAACATTGTGTCGGAATTGAGGCCTGATACACTGATAAGGTGGTGTCAACACATAGATTAATACAGCAACATGAAAGCTGGTCGCTGGATGCTGCTTTATACCCTGCAAAACAAGAAGAACCATCACCAAGGGGATAAGTGATGAAGGAAGAGCATGGCTATGATAACACATGCTCTATGAAAATCTACCAGTATAATCGTGGAACATTTTTCTCTCTAAAGAATCTACCCTTTCAGATCACACTGGGAATATTAATGAGGATGCAcgctataaaaaataaaacatgcttCTCACACTCTATCTAGTTTTCTATGCTAAGCATTCCTGTCCTAATAATGTTATAATACAGAATTCTCAGGAATGCAGAGATGTAAATGACCTATCGCTGGGACATATAAAGAATGTGATAAGAATTTCCAGATCAATCTGTTCTCAACAAACCTTAGCTAATGATCAGGGTCAGGATCGCCTTCCAAATCACCAGCAGAAGGGTCCTGAATTGCAGGATCCTCACTATCCTTATCTTCTCCTGATGCTGTAGAATCTGTCTTTTGTTTTTTCGCATCGCTTGCAGTAGGGGTACCATCATCCTCTAAATCATCGTTTCCAGGGTCTGCAGGATCCGACTCTTTCCTTGGTCTCTTCCATTTTTTGGTAGACGATGTGCCATCATCCTCAAAatcttcctcctctctaccCCTGTGCAGGTAGGTCCACAATTTTTTGTCATTGTCATACAGTACACAAGGATCGCGCTCATAATGCAGACGATCAAGAGCACCGCTGACAACTTGGTTAACAGCAGCCTCTTTATTAGATTCTTCGTGGTTTAGATACTGTGAATCTTTGAGAAGTGTGCACACATCAGCTCTTGTTCCAGTTCTTGCAGGCAACCTGGCAGCAGCATCTCTTACAAGACAGAGAATAGTGACATGAGGCGGGCGATCAGGTAAGAGCATGGGGTGTCCCCTAGCTTTTGCTGTAGGCTTGCCACCTCCCCTTCTCAAGGGAGCAACTATAGATTTCTCCCCATCAGCAGCAGTATAGCAAAAGGCTCTATCAGGAATTGAGTACCTCAAAAATTCTTCACGCTGGAAATACGCTCTTGCTTCCTCCGAGCTTGGACTAATTGTGTTTAGACTTTTCTGGGCTCTAAGGTCCTTGAAcctttccttcaaatccaagtttGCAGGATCTGGTGCCGGAGGTGGTGGAAGGGATCCTATCTGCTTAAGGGTTTCCTGACCACTTTTCAGCCAGTTAGCAAATGCGTCAACCAACTTCACAAGCATTTTGTGTGGTATACCCCATGCATCAGGAGAAGTTTCTTCATTAGGATCACCATCTGAAGAACCAGAAGGCAGTGGGCCAACCCAAAGCCAGCTTTTGTTTGACTTGTCATAGGAAACCAGTGCTTTCCATCCCTTTGCACCTAGTGGAGCTGTTCTAGATGAGAGTATCTTTAATACTCCTCGAACTAAATCCTGAAGTGGCTCTTGTGTTTCAAGTATATTAGGGTCACTGGGATTTGATCTAATCCGAGTAACAATCTCTTGAACGGTGAACGCTGGCAAATTGCTCGGCGTGGTCTGCTCTGCGGCACTGGCATCTGCAGTCTCGTGACCTTGTTGGGCTTTCTCTGGACCACTGGCATCTACAGCCTCATGACCCTGTTGGGCTTGCTCTGTTGCACTTGGATCTTGAGGCGTTTTGCAATGTTCTTCATTGTTGAAGCATTTTCTGCTCTCCTCCCCGTCAGGTTGCTTGGCCGACAGAGTATCCTCAGTAGGGGTGGCCATAGCCTTCCTTACAGCAGTTAGAAGATGCACAATAGAGAATGAAAACCCAGTGTGGATAGTTGGTGTGATTGGTACATATTTTTTCTTTGGTTTCTCAGGTTCTACCACTACCACATTTACTTCTGGCAAGACAGGAGCTGGTTCATCTACAACAACTGCATCCGTGACAGCCTCTGGAGCAGCTGGCTTCTTTTTACCTTTCTTCTTTGAGCTACTGCTGTTCTCCACCAACTTTGGAGCAGATGGCGCGTCCTCACCATGTTCGGCCGGGCTTGTAGCTTCAACCCTTCTTTTCTGCTTTTTGGATCCAGAGCTGCAACTTGCCAATGgcatcttctttttttcaacATCACCATTAGAATCAACACAGCCTGATCCACTGGCTAGCCTCTCACCATTCTCTGGTGACCTGAGTGATTCATCAGCATTCTCATTGCTGTCAGGCAACTCAGTGTTTCCATGATCATGTGTATCGACACTGGCCATTACTTTCCGCTTTCTTTCACCCCTTGCTGCTGGAGGCCTCATCATTTCACTAATCTGTTCTGTCTCTGTGACATGCACATCACGTAAATAATCAGACTCTGTAACATTTACTCTGTGAGTCCCTTTACTCTGGTAGGGTTCAAAATCTTCAGTAGCAGTTGGATAATTTACTTTGGAAGCTTTAGGAAGCTTGTTCAATTTTTTGGCACTATATGCTGGTCTATGAGACCCAGAATGGTGTTCTGGCTGCCTTTTAAGATCCATGTCCCCTCCACCTTCAAACTTTTCCGATGAATCGGATTCTGTCTCCTCACTCTGAGTGTAGACAGCATTGCTCCTCGAGTACTTCTGGCCAATTCTGTCATACTGACTAGTGGATTTACCTTTGATCTTCCCCGGTATCTTGCCTCTATGATCAGACCCAAAATTTGCATCACTAATTTGTTTCTCAATACTTTTATAAGACTTAACCTTCAGACCATGACCAGCTTGAGTTTTTCTGCTCCTGTAATCGCCTGCAGACTGCCCTCTCTGCCAGTCATTCATGCTACCGGCATAGCTACCAGCTGGCCAATCCATCTCATCCCCTTTCAGAGCTTTACTCGACATACCTTGTCCACCATACATCCAATCTCTGTCAGAGTACTTTGCATTCTTTGCTGTATCAAAATATGGACGATCATATGCTGCTGCTACGGTAACTCCCTGATTAGCATTGGCATTCCTGCCATAGTAGTAAGAAGAACCATTTTGGTTCTCGTGGTAGTTGTTTCCATACAAATTTCCATCATAGCTTGCAGCCAATTCCTTCTTTCCTGGCTTCGGCATTGGCCTATGAGAACGAATCATTCGCAAATCCCTGTCATCTCCCAACTCCTCGGAATGAAGGCCTTGCTGACTCCTGCGAGGCTTCCCTCTGCGCATGACTCCTGAATCATAGCCATAGGCGTTATCTTGGCGAGAAAGCTCGGAGAGTGCCATAGCAGCATCACGGCCAGCCCCTCCAATGTACTCCTCGCCCAAACCTTTTGGCGCTCCCAAGCGCAACAGACCCTTAGACCGCTCCTTCTCAGGCTTCCCTGATTTCTTCAATACTGTCTTATCAGGCTTCAGCCGCATCAAGGATGGGTCCCCATACTCCCTGCTCTCCGAGTCAGTCTCTGATCCAGCTCGGCCACCCAAACCAAGATGAGctttttgctgctgctgctgctgctgctgctgctgttgctgtgcTTTCATGGCATCCAGTGCCCTTAGCTTCTCGTTAATGTTGTACCCCTGGCAACCCTTCCAACAGTCCTTTACGTCCCAGAGACCCCGGACCATGGAATTGTGGTAGCTTTGCAGCCTGTAGTAATGCTTCCGCCGCTCTGCAAAGCGGGTACCGCGGCGATAAAGAGCAATCCTTGGGTCACATAGGCCTCCTTTGAGCCTGTCGAAGAGGGCAGCAAGGGGACTCCCGAAGTGGAAGTTGTCTCCCCTAAGTAGCTCGGCAAGCGTGCGCGCAAAGGTCTCCTGATCCATGTCAGGCAGCAGAGCGGCGAGGCGTTGCCGCTCCTCCTCGGACAGCAGGGTGTTCCACGCGTCGAGCGAGAGCACGTCGCCCAATCCGGCAAGGTCGTAGAGCTCGAGCGGCACGGCAACACTCTGGTCCCCAACCTGGCACATCTCGGACCCTGCCTCCCCGAGCTCCGTGATCTCCAGCTCGTCGGACCCCATCCCAGAgtcctcctcgtcttcctcctcctcctcaacctcgtcatcctcctcctcctcctcctccatcccaACATCGCCGCCGTTCTCCTCCCCGCCCGAGAAGTCGCCCGCATCGGACTCCTGCGACGGCGTCGCAGgtgactcctcctcctcctcctcctcctccgtggcATCCGGCGAGGCCTCCCCATCAAGCCTGGGGAccctgccgccgccactgctccTCACGATCGCCATGGCCTCACCTCGCACCTGCGCCACCACCACAAACAAATAATCAAAACCGCAAGAAACCAACAGAGATCCAGAGACCAGTCAAAACCCTAGCCCACACAACCCCCCCAACCCAAATCCAACTCCACCGCAAAAAAAGAAGACCACCAacaaaaaaatacaagaaaCAAACAAGAAGCTCACCAGAATCGCGGGAACCCGGCGGCGGGACGAAAcacgaaaccctaaccctagagcggcggtggggagaggagggggagggagaagagaggaggaagccGCGGATAAATAGTGGgcgagagggggaggaagacgacggcgacgtggaGGGGCGGGGCGCCGTCGGATGCGGCCGCGGGAGTCCCGGATGAGGGAATACGGAGGATGCGAGGGGGCGGGGCGCaaaaaaggggagagagagatgagatatgagatgagatgagatgagatgggcGAGTGAgtcggggggagggggaggagggagatagacggagacggagaggaggaaggcgaagaagagaggaggaaggggaggggaaagggtgGTGGGAGCGGGTTACAGGGTGTGGGCCCCGTTAGCCCGTTTGGCTGcccggtgggtcccacctatgTTGGTTTAGCGGGTTTCTGGGTTTGCGCGGGAAGAGAATTGCTTGGGTTGATTTCGTGTCATTTGCTTGGGAAGAGGATTAGGAATTTAGGATAGGAGATACTCCATAATACCAACGTACCCCTTCCATTATAGAACATAATAACAGTTTTAGGATGGATAAATATCCTAATATTACGAATTTCGACATGttacgaatctggatatgaaatatatttagattcgtagtagtataatatatctcatatattcaaaatctcttatactTTGGGGTGAATGGATTAGATATTAGGTGCTTGTACAAATGATGAACTTTTTTATCAGCGTCAAAGATAGAATGTTCAAATGTATAAGCAAACAGTTCTATGCACTTGATGTTCTGTTGACTCTGATCAATAATTTTATTACTAGTAGTtcatctcaatgagttctattGCGTTGTTTCACCTCTATCACTGTGATATTGCTCTCCCAAAATAGTCGGCTTGAAAATGATTATATTGTATTATCAAATTgtcatatatgtacatatattgaTACGCTTTATTATCTATAGAAGAGTTGACAACTTAGGGGTATTATTACGGAAGAGTTAACAACTTAGAAGTATTGTTACGGGAATGCTAGGGACTAGATCCTATCTCCCGTCCACGTACAGGACACCCCAATTCCTCAAATGGAGCCGGACTTGCTCCGCTCTAATGTTCTTCTCGCCCCCAACCAATCCTCCCCCTCCGCTTGGACCAACTCATCCTTTCCAACGACATTAGCGCTATAATTCTTCGATGGCACTGTCGTGTCAAGAAGAGTGTAGGGTGAACAATGTGCAGAGATAACGGGGAAGCTCATTGTCGGGTGCAGTGGCGGATTTAGGCCACAGCTTTTTGAAAAAACGTCCTATAAACCTCAATTTTCAGGTATAAATTTAAAAGAATTTAGAGAAATGATCCCACTTAAATACAAAATCACTAGTAATTGATCCTACGTGTTTAAATTCCTGGCTTCGCCACTGGTCGGGCGACGAGCTTGACTAATAGCAAccccttattattattatgttgtGTTGTCGTTACTATTCGTTAGGTTGGCTCTCATATTGAAATTTTGACTCCACCACTGATCTAAAATACCATGAACAGTATATTGAAAAGAATACAAAATAGCATCCGCCATTGCTCTTAATTTTACAccaaatccgattttcgtcctttaacctcaaaaccagatacaactaGTCCCTGAcctgtcaaaaccggtgcaaatgaggtccctcggcggtttgaaaggcggttttggttgacgtggcgcctacgtggctagtttgactaggtctccatCTCACTTGACAATGACgtagcgcttacgtggcaattatatctcagaaaaataataaataaccatgggtccacatgtcagctacacataaaaaataattttaaaatggtgggacccacgtgggcccacatgtcagtgacaaaaAATATATGGTGGGTCCCATGTGGGCCACACGTGTCATTCCCTCTCAGctctcccccttcttcctcaACGCGTCGTCTTAGGGCGCTTCTCGTGCCACGGGCCGTCTCACAACCGTTGTCGTCCCAGTCCCCGCTGCctctgacgacggcggcggccgaagcatgctggccgagcggcgcggcggcaggccaCAGGTGGAGCGGAAGGGTAggcggagcggcgacgacggcaggcCGCGGGCAGCGGAGGTGgccaaaggaggaggaggcagaggaggaggtcgccAGCGAGCACGACAGCTCTTCTTCGCGGGAGCATCTCCTCCGACCGCGTCCGACCGCCGCG
This window encodes:
- the LOC9268967 gene encoding uncharacterized protein, whose amino-acid sequence is MAIVRSSGGGRVPRLDGEASPDATEEEEEEEESPATPSQESDAGDFSGGEENGGDVGMEEEEEEDDEVEEEEEDEEDSGMGSDELEITELGEAGSEMCQVGDQSVAVPLELYDLAGLGDVLSLDAWNTLLSEEERQRLAALLPDMDQETFARTLAELLRGDNFHFGSPLAALFDRLKGGLCDPRIALYRRGTRFAERRKHYYRLQSYHNSMVRGLWDVKDCWKGCQGYNINEKLRALDAMKAQQQQQQQQQQQQKAHLGLGGRAGSETDSESREYGDPSLMRLKPDKTVLKKSGKPEKERSKGLLRLGAPKGLGEEYIGGAGRDAAMALSELSRQDNAYGYDSGVMRRGKPRRSQQGLHSEELGDDRDLRMIRSHRPMPKPGKKELAASYDGNLYGNNYHENQNGSSYYYGRNANANQGVTVAAAYDRPYFDTAKNAKYSDRDWMYGGQGMSSKALKGDEMDWPAGSYAGSMNDWQRGQSAGDYRSRKTQAGHGLKVKSYKSIEKQISDANFGSDHRGKIPGKIKGKSTSQYDRIGQKYSRSNAVYTQSEETESDSSEKFEGGGDMDLKRQPEHHSGSHRPAYSAKKLNKLPKASKVNYPTATEDFEPYQSKGTHRVNVTESDYLRDVHVTETEQISEMMRPPAARGERKRKVMASVDTHDHGNTELPDSNENADESLRSPENGERLASGSGCVDSNGDVEKKKMPLASCSSGSKKQKRRVEATSPAEHGEDAPSAPKLVENSSSSKKKGKKKPAAPEAVTDAVVVDEPAPVLPEVNVVVVEPEKPKKKYVPITPTIHTGFSFSIVHLLTAVRKAMATPTEDTLSAKQPDGEESRKCFNNEEHCKTPQDPSATEQAQQGHEAVDASGPEKAQQGHETADASAAEQTTPSNLPAFTVQEIVTRIRSNPSDPNILETQEPLQDLVRGVLKILSSRTAPLGAKGWKALVSYDKSNKSWLWVGPLPSGSSDGDPNEETSPDAWGIPHKMLVKLVDAFANWLKSGQETLKQIGSLPPPPAPDPANLDLKERFKDLRAQKSLNTISPSSEEARAYFQREEFLRYSIPDRAFCYTAADGEKSIVAPLRRGGGKPTAKARGHPMLLPDRPPHVTILCLVRDAAARLPARTGTRADVCTLLKDSQYLNHEESNKEAAVNQVVSGALDRLHYERDPCVLYDNDKKLWTYLHRGREEEDFEDDGTSSTKKWKRPRKESDPADPGNDDLEDDGTPTASDAKKQKTDSTASGEDKDSEDPAIQDPSAGDLEGDPDPDH